The nucleotide sequence TTCGACTGATTTTGCGATAGGGGCAGAGACACCGTCCGAATTAAGCGCTGGCACTTGCTTCGGGGACAGGCACCATTCTATCCCGCGAGGCGCGCACTCAGCGAAGATGGATTCCCGTTTTCACGGGAATGACAAAAAAGCCTGACCCAGTCCCCATCGCGACCGTTGGACAGATTGACAGACACCATTCCACGAATTCAAAAAGACGTGAATTCCGTAAATGGTGTCAGTCCCCGCCGCATTGGGACAGTCTCCATCGCAACGGTCGGACACATTCGCTGTCTCTGGTTTTGGTGATTGACACAGGTTTCGGTTGTGGATATGATAGGCGTATGCGGGTTGCAGTTTATTACAACAATCACGATGTCCGCATTGAGGAGCGGCCTGTTCCCGCCGTCGGGACTGGCGAGGCGCTCGTGCGCATCGAGGCCAGCGGCATCTGCGGCAGCGACGTGATGGAATGGTACCGCATCAAGAAGGCGCCGCTGGTGCTCGGCCACGAGATTGCAGGCGAGATAGTCGAGCTTGGCCCGGGCGTGAACCATTACAAGACGGGCGACAGGATTTGCGCTTCCCATCATGTCCCGTGCAACACCTGCATCTATTGCCTCACCGGCCGCCACACGGTTTGCGACACGATTCGCTCGACCAATTTCGATCCGGGCGGCTTCGCCGAGTTCGTCAGGCTCCCTGCGATCAATGTGGACCGCGGCGTGTATCCTTTGCCGGCGGAGCTGACATATGAGGAAGCGACCTTTATCGAGCCGGTGGCATGTGTGCTTCGGGCGCAGCGGATGGCGCGGCTGCAGCCGGGACAGAGCGTGCTGGTTGTCGGCAGTGGAATGACCGGCCTGC is from Candidatus Abyssobacteria bacterium SURF_5 and encodes:
- a CDS encoding alcohol dehydrogenase, with protein sequence MRVAVYYNNHDVRIEERPVPAVGTGEALVRIEASGICGSDVMEWYRIKKAPLVLGHEIAGEIVELGPGVNHYKTGDRICASHHVPCNTCIYCLTGRHTVCDTIRSTNFDPGGFAEFVRLPAINVDRGVYPLPAELTYEEATFIEPVACVLRAQRMARLQPGQSVLVVGSGMTGLLHINLARACGAGRVIATDVQPYRLDAARRFGADAALDSHENVPARVRELNGGRGADVVFVCTGAMRAIEQALDSVDRGGTVLFFAPTDPGVKLPIDVTELFFRNGVTLTSSYAGSPADHVAAVELLRARALNVKDMITHRLGLGETGVGFRLVAEARDSIKVIIEPQK